A genomic stretch from Desulfatirhabdium butyrativorans DSM 18734 includes:
- a CDS encoding DODA-type extradiol aromatic ring-opening family dioxygenase: MPKQDNRRTKAQIVYFSHGGGPLPILGDASHRAMVDFMRHLPSRLRKPDAILVISAHWEENVATLTGAPSPPLFFDYYGFPDEAYEITYPAPGNPELADRIAGLLIQNDIPAHLDPRRGFDHGLFIPLKLMYPQADIPSLQLSLLQSLDPAAHIALGKALHELMVENILVIGSGFSFHNMRAFSWQGINSPDPANDAFQDWLIEVCTGPISRSERERLMIDWQKFPSARYCHPREEHLLPLHVCLGMADKPASTIFDDYILGKRSVAFFW, translated from the coding sequence ATGCCGAAACAGGACAACCGTCGAACCAAAGCCCAAATCGTCTATTTCTCCCACGGCGGAGGGCCGCTGCCCATTCTCGGCGATGCCAGCCACAGGGCAATGGTGGATTTCATGCGGCATCTGCCCTCCCGGCTGAGAAAACCCGATGCCATCCTCGTCATCAGCGCCCATTGGGAAGAAAACGTGGCCACACTGACTGGCGCGCCATCCCCACCCCTGTTCTTCGATTACTACGGTTTCCCCGATGAAGCCTATGAAATCACCTATCCCGCCCCGGGAAACCCTGAACTTGCTGACCGGATAGCCGGTCTGCTGATTCAAAACGATATACCGGCGCATCTCGACCCTCGGCGGGGATTTGATCATGGATTGTTCATTCCACTGAAACTGATGTACCCCCAAGCCGACATTCCCTCACTGCAACTCTCGTTATTGCAAAGCCTCGATCCGGCTGCCCACATCGCCCTTGGCAAGGCGTTGCATGAATTGATGGTTGAAAATATCCTGGTCATCGGCTCCGGGTTTTCCTTCCACAATATGCGTGCATTTTCCTGGCAGGGAATCAACTCCCCGGATCCGGCCAATGATGCTTTCCAGGATTGGCTGATCGAAGTGTGTACTGGTCCAATATCCCGGTCCGAGCGGGAACGACTGATGATCGATTGGCAGAAATTCCCCTCTGCGCGCTACTGCCACCCGCGCGAAGAGCATCTGCTGCCACTCCATGTATGCCTCGGCATGGCGGATAAACCGGCCTCAACGATATTTGATGATTACATCCTGGGAAAGCGCTCAGTTGCGTTTTTCTGGTGA
- a CDS encoding homocysteine S-methyltransferase family protein, producing the protein MLENHRFVLTEAAVIESLRRSGDILLHPRLENSLLIYDGTGQRALTSLYRGFVAVARKAGIPITICTPTWRANHERLTEARITHDVNGDAVRFLKRLRNEWKSVDFHQICIGGLIGCKNDCYKPDDGLMVEEAKAFHSWQIHQLAKAGVDFLMAATLPALPEATGIALAMAETNIPYIISFVINRHGDLLDGNSLEHAFGEIDAACGRPPLGYMINCAYPSFLNAHKQPKSVLDRLIGFQANASSLDHSELDGADTLHADTISDWGNQMIALNRRFGVTMLGGCCGTRREHLQYLVDHIHGE; encoded by the coding sequence GTGCTCGAAAATCACCGCTTTGTTTTAACCGAAGCGGCTGTCATTGAATCGTTAAGACGGTCAGGAGATATTCTCCTGCATCCTCGATTGGAAAATTCACTCCTGATTTATGATGGAACCGGCCAAAGGGCACTAACCAGCCTTTATCGGGGTTTTGTTGCTGTCGCCCGCAAGGCTGGCATTCCCATTACCATTTGTACACCGACCTGGCGGGCCAATCACGAGCGCCTCACCGAAGCCCGGATCACCCATGATGTGAACGGCGATGCCGTGAGATTCCTGAAACGATTGAGAAACGAATGGAAGTCTGTCGATTTTCATCAGATCTGTATCGGTGGTCTCATTGGCTGCAAGAATGATTGTTACAAGCCCGACGATGGGCTTATGGTCGAGGAAGCCAAGGCGTTCCATTCCTGGCAAATCCATCAACTCGCCAAAGCCGGAGTGGATTTTCTGATGGCGGCAACATTGCCGGCCTTGCCGGAGGCAACCGGCATAGCGCTTGCCATGGCAGAAACCAATATCCCGTATATCATCAGTTTTGTGATCAACAGACATGGCGACCTTCTCGACGGAAACAGCCTTGAACACGCCTTCGGTGAGATCGATGCGGCCTGCGGCAGACCTCCGCTTGGTTATATGATCAACTGTGCCTACCCCTCTTTTCTCAATGCCCACAAACAGCCGAAGTCCGTCTTAGACCGCCTGATCGGTTTTCAAGCCAACGCCTCATCCCTCGACCACAGCGAATTGGACGGCGCTGATACGCTCCACGCCGATACAATATCCGACTGGGGAAACCAGATGATTGCGTTGAATCGAAGATTCGGTGTAACAATGCTTGGAGGATGCTGCGGAACCCGCCGTGAACATCTGCAGTACCTTGTCGATCACATACATGGGGAATGA
- a CDS encoding type II toxin-antitoxin system RelE family toxin encodes MGDYRVLFEIENERIIVYRIRHRREVYR; translated from the coding sequence GTGGGCGATTACAGGGTTTTGTTTGAAATCGAAAATGAACGCATCATTGTTTACAGAATTCGTCATCGCAGAGAAGTTTATCGATGA